In Candidatus Gastranaerophilales bacterium, one genomic interval encodes:
- a CDS encoding helix-turn-helix domain-containing protein, translating into MNIKDYITIKEASEVLGVDKTTLRRWDKTGKLKPYRHPLNKYRLYKRAELEALLRGIEQ; encoded by the coding sequence ATGAATATTAAAGATTACATTACAATTAAAGAGGCTTCAGAGGTTCTAGGTGTGGATAAAACAACGCTTAGACGTTGGGATAAGACAGGGAAATTAAAACCTTACAGACATCCGCTTAATAAGTACCGCCTGTATAAAAGAGCTGAACTTGAAGCATTATTGCGAGGTATTGAGCAATGA